The Neoarius graeffei isolate fNeoGra1 chromosome 25, fNeoGra1.pri, whole genome shotgun sequence genome includes a region encoding these proteins:
- the pargl gene encoding poly(ADP-ribose) glycohydrolase — translation MASKNNSSQMRDCLTHSETARESRAGSSRETVPPKQTFGETCSAEPPNLRQKQGTEAWPGNPCDVGKLKREPDCHMQLDRLCANKKHTVLIDINEFYKGKIVPHKNLATRGWDKFHVKLPQDYPPNGKESRWEATKRALTKLKNASAGDVEKAIKTYNQAYSKDWHFDGLHTYVAILPKLENNFSSVISKMARLAVNLPNLIQQPIPLLRQNNPHAITMSQEQISCLLANAFFCTFPHRNTHHPRSEYSNFPTINFSSLFAEGSQRKLQKLRALFHYFSTVTDEATKPDGLVTFERICIPRPEWPEWNRRSENMTNLQVFPNGLIEKEGEGMLQVDFAAKFVGGGVLGRGLVQEEIRFLQCPELIVARLFTEKLADNECLKITGVQMYSKTSGYSDDFEWHSPHKDSTERDEWKRRYCQIVAIDALNFDDPRQQYTEESIKRELLKAYVGFRKDPDIPIEYTPAIATGNWGCGAFKGDPMLKALIQMMAAAVAQRDLAYFTFGNKIQAVDLEKMHGLLKRRKISVDKLYNLLKDYCEHRSRHHGPKNVFDYIREKITGSSQL, via the exons ATGGCTTCGAAAAATAACAGCTCTCAAATGAGGGATTGCCTTACACACTCGGAAACAGCCAGGGAAAGCAGAGCGGGATCGAGCCGAGAGACAGTGCCCCCGAAACAAACGTTCGGTGAGACCTGCAGTGCTGAGCCTCCCAACTTGAGGCAAAAACAAGGCACTGAGGCATGGCCAGGAAATCCATGTGATGTGGGAAAGCTGAAGAGAGAACCTGATTGCCACATGCAGCTGGACAGACTGTGTGCAAACAAGAAACACACAGTGCTTATAGAT ATAAACGAATTTTACAAGGGCAAAATAGTTCCACATAAAAATTTGGCAACGCGCGGTTGGGACAAATTCCATGTGAAATTACCCCAAGATTAT CCACCGAATGGCAAGGAGTCTCGCTGGGAAGCCACAAAGAGAGCTCTGACAAAGCTTAAGAATGCTTCAGCAGGAGATGTAGAG AAAGCCATTAAAACTTACAATCAAGCCTACTCTAAGGACTGGCATTTTGATGGCCTTCACACATATGTTGCG ATTTTACCAAAGCTGGAGAACAATTTTTCCAGTGTGATCtcgaaaatggccagactggcaGTGAATCTGCCCAACCTCATCCAACAA CCCATCCCGTTGCTGAGGCAGAACAACCCCCACGCCATAACGATGTCCCAGGAGCAGATCTCCTGCCTGCTGGCCAATGCATTCTTCTGCACCTTTCCCCACAGAAACACACATCACCCCAGGAGTGAATACAGCAATTTCCCCACCATCAACTTCAGCAG CCTGTTTGCTGAAGGGTCTCAACGGAAGTTGCAGAAGCTGAGAGCCCTTTTTCACTACTTCAGCACTGTAACTGATGAAG CTACCAAACCAGATGGACTGGTCACGTTTGAAAGAATTTGCATTCCTCGACCTGAGTGGCCTGAATGGAATAG GCGTTCAGAAAATATGACCAACCTTCAAGTGTTTCCGAATGGCTTAATCGAGAAGGAGGGTGAAGGCATGCTGCAG GTGGATTTTGCCGCCAAGTTTGTAGGTGGAGGAGTGCTCGGGCGAGGACTGGTGCAGGAAGAGATTCGCTTCCTACAGTGCCCTGAACTGATTGTGGCCAGGCTCTTCACTGAAAAACTGGCCGACAACGaatgcctgaagatcacag GTGTCCAGATGTACAGCAAAACCTCTGGCTACAGCGATGACTTTGAGTGGCACAGCCCTCATAAAGACTCCACTGAAAG GGATGAATGGAAACGGCGTTACTGTCAGATTGTTGCCATCGACGCTTTGAACTTCGATGACCCGAGACAGCAGTACACCGAGGAAAGCATAAAACGAGAGCTCCTCAAG GCGTACGTCGGGTTCAGGAAGGATCCTGATATTCCTATTGAATACACTCCAGCTATTGCAACTGGCAACTGGGGATGCGGAGCTTTTAAAGGTGATCCAATGCTCAAAG CTCTTATCCAGATGATGGCTGCCGCTGTGGCTCAGCGAGACTTGGCCTACTTCACCTTTGGCAATAAGATACAGGCAGTCGACCTGGAGAAAATGCATGGGTTACTGAAGCGTCGAAAGATAAGTGTGG ACAAGTTATACAACCTGCTGAAGGACTACTGTGAGCACCGCAGTCGTCATCATGGACCGAAGAACGTGTTTGACTACATCCGCGAGAAGATCACTGGTTCCAGTCAGCTGTaa